A portion of the Sphingobacterium spiritivorum genome contains these proteins:
- the rho gene encoding transcription termination factor Rho, with protein sequence MDVNELNAKLVSELREIAKAIGIEDADKLRKQELIDRIIQTGDENNAEAASSEPSSIQDDASERPRRRTRTVKTEPVTIRRRSDDDVETQEHPEKTTEATEETKVTAVPKAAPAKTEAAVVPTDFDNVIVNEGVLEIMPDGYGFLRSSDYNYLTSPDDIYVSQSQIKLFGLKTGDTVRGSIRPPKEGEKYFPLVRVEAINGQNPAEVRDRVPFDYLTPLFPTERLNLNMGANNYSTRIMDLFTPIGKGQRGLIVAQPKTGKTNLLKEVANAIAKNHPEVYLIILLIDERPEEVTDMARSVRAEVVASTFDEPADRHVKIANIVLEKAKRMVECGHDVVILLDSITRLARAYNTVAPASGKILSGGVDANALHKPKRFFGAARNIENGGSLTILATALTETGSKMDEVIFEEFKGTGNMELQLDRKLANKRVFPAIDLTASSTRRDDLLSDKDTLQRVWVLRNHLADMNSNEAMEFLLAQMRGTMSNEEFLISMNG encoded by the coding sequence ATGGATGTTAATGAATTGAATGCAAAGCTCGTTTCCGAATTGCGCGAGATTGCCAAAGCTATTGGTATAGAAGATGCCGATAAATTAAGAAAGCAGGAACTCATTGATAGAATTATCCAGACCGGAGATGAAAACAATGCTGAAGCTGCCTCTTCAGAGCCTTCTTCTATCCAAGATGATGCATCTGAAAGACCAAGACGCCGTACCCGCACTGTAAAAACAGAGCCTGTAACGATCAGAAGAAGATCTGATGACGATGTTGAGACTCAAGAACATCCTGAGAAAACGACAGAAGCTACTGAAGAAACAAAGGTTACAGCTGTACCTAAAGCTGCTCCTGCAAAAACTGAAGCCGCTGTTGTACCTACGGATTTCGATAATGTGATTGTAAATGAAGGTGTCCTTGAAATTATGCCTGACGGATACGGTTTCCTGCGCTCCTCTGATTATAACTACCTAACTTCTCCAGACGATATATATGTTTCACAATCTCAGATCAAACTTTTTGGTTTGAAAACAGGTGATACTGTCCGCGGCAGCATACGTCCTCCGAAAGAAGGTGAAAAATATTTCCCGTTAGTACGGGTAGAGGCTATCAACGGACAGAACCCGGCTGAAGTGCGGGATCGTGTACCTTTTGATTACCTGACTCCATTGTTTCCAACAGAACGTTTGAACCTGAATATGGGTGCGAATAATTATTCAACCCGTATTATGGATCTGTTTACGCCAATTGGTAAAGGTCAGCGCGGTCTTATCGTCGCTCAACCTAAAACAGGTAAAACAAACCTCCTGAAAGAGGTCGCAAATGCAATTGCCAAAAATCACCCTGAAGTATACCTTATTATTCTATTGATTGATGAGCGTCCGGAAGAGGTGACAGATATGGCCAGAAGTGTTCGCGCAGAAGTCGTTGCTTCTACATTTGATGAACCTGCTGACCGTCACGTTAAGATTGCAAATATCGTATTGGAAAAAGCAAAACGTATGGTAGAGTGCGGACATGATGTGGTGATCCTGTTGGATTCAATCACTCGTCTGGCACGTGCTTATAATACTGTAGCACCTGCATCCGGTAAGATTCTATCAGGTGGTGTGGATGCAAATGCTTTACACAAACCAAAACGTTTCTTTGGTGCTGCCCGTAACATTGAAAACGGTGGTTCATTGACGATTCTGGCAACAGCGCTTACAGAGACAGGATCTAAAATGGATGAGGTTATCTTTGAAGAATTTAAAGGTACAGGTAACATGGAATTACAGTTGGATCGCAAATTGGCGAACAAACGTGTCTTCCCTGCTATTGACCTTACAGCTTCAAGTACTCGTCGTGACGATCTGTTGTCTGATAAAGATACTTTACAGCGTGTCTGGGTGTTACGTAATCACCTTGCGGATATGAACTCCAATGAAGCAATGGAATTCTTGCTTGCTCAGATGAGAGGTACGATGTCTAATGAAGAGTTTTTGATCAGTATGAATGGGTAA
- a CDS encoding MFS transporter, producing the protein MKENEIKTNYPALYTLVVVFFFWGFIAAGNSVFIPFCKNYFHLDQFQSQLIDFAFYTAYYIGALLLFIFSTVKGKDLVGHWGYKKSIVYGLLFSALGAGAMIVAVEVNLYVGMLLGLFTVALGFSLQQTAANPFAVLLGDPKTGSSRVNLGGGINSFGTTIGPLVIGFALFGTFETISDSEIANLPLDKVIILYIGVGLLFVLAAALFHFSKKVPAGISDEPMEKASKALTTLIIMTILLFAMFAPVFLSYKSDEAIQLEALREQLKTLTDSSAIDQLKAQIAEISHPLEKTRMMWLAGAFIVVVGGLLYSNLSAKKNAEGWGAMKYPQLVLGMLALFLYVGVEVAIGSNLGELLTLKEFGSLQSSQITPYVSMYWGSMMIGRWAGAISAFKLAKSTKQLLLIIVPFIAFSVIIGVNTLAGFEMSHLYFYAVCIAIQIIAFFLSKEKPVRTLIIFGLFGIGAMLTGLLTSGVVAIYAFLAGGLACSIMWSSIFSLSIVGLGKYTAQGSAFLVMMILGGGVIPPIQGKLADIIGIHNSYILPLFGFVYIVIFAIMVRGFLKKQGINIDEIEAEGGH; encoded by the coding sequence ATGAAAGAAAACGAAATTAAAACTAATTACCCTGCCCTGTATACGTTGGTAGTGGTATTCTTTTTCTGGGGTTTCATTGCTGCTGGAAACAGTGTTTTCATTCCTTTTTGTAAAAACTATTTCCATTTAGATCAATTTCAATCTCAGCTAATTGACTTTGCATTTTACACGGCTTATTACATTGGCGCTTTGCTGTTATTCATTTTCAGCACAGTAAAAGGTAAAGATCTCGTTGGACATTGGGGATACAAGAAAAGTATTGTCTATGGATTACTTTTTTCTGCACTTGGTGCAGGGGCTATGATCGTTGCTGTAGAAGTAAACTTGTATGTGGGAATGTTACTTGGGTTATTTACGGTTGCTTTGGGTTTTTCCTTGCAACAGACCGCAGCCAACCCGTTTGCTGTACTTTTAGGCGACCCTAAAACAGGTTCTTCACGCGTAAACCTTGGGGGAGGAATCAATTCATTCGGGACGACAATCGGTCCTTTGGTTATTGGATTCGCACTTTTCGGAACATTCGAAACAATCTCTGACAGTGAGATTGCAAATCTGCCTTTAGATAAAGTCATCATTCTGTATATAGGAGTTGGCTTATTATTTGTTTTGGCAGCAGCGTTATTCCATTTCTCTAAAAAAGTACCTGCGGGTATCAGTGATGAGCCAATGGAAAAAGCAAGCAAGGCATTGACAACACTGATCATTATGACCATCTTGTTGTTTGCTATGTTTGCACCTGTATTCTTAAGCTACAAAAGCGATGAAGCAATCCAGCTTGAAGCATTGCGTGAACAACTCAAAACATTGACAGATTCCTCTGCTATTGATCAGCTAAAGGCACAAATTGCTGAAATATCACATCCTCTGGAAAAAACAAGAATGATGTGGCTGGCAGGTGCATTTATAGTTGTTGTAGGCGGTTTGTTATACTCTAATCTGAGTGCTAAGAAAAATGCAGAGGGATGGGGAGCAATGAAATATCCTCAATTGGTATTAGGAATGCTGGCTTTATTCTTATATGTAGGTGTAGAAGTTGCAATTGGAAGTAATCTGGGAGAGTTATTGACACTGAAAGAATTCGGAAGTCTTCAATCCTCACAGATCACACCTTATGTATCTATGTACTGGGGGAGTATGATGATCGGACGATGGGCCGGAGCGATCAGTGCATTTAAACTGGCAAAATCGACGAAACAATTATTATTGATTATAGTTCCGTTTATAGCTTTCTCCGTTATTATAGGTGTCAACACATTAGCAGGATTTGAGATGTCACATCTTTACTTCTACGCAGTATGTATTGCGATTCAGATCATAGCATTCTTCCTGAGTAAAGAAAAGCCTGTTCGTACATTGATTATCTTTGGATTATTCGGAATCGGTGCGATGCTGACAGGCCTGTTGACATCAGGAGTTGTAGCTATTTATGCTTTCCTTGCAGGCGGACTTGCATGTTCTATTATGTGGTCGTCTATTTTCAGTTTATCGATCGTTGGATTAGGCAAGTATACGGCTCAGGGTTCTGCATTCCTGGTAATGATGATCCTGGGCGGTGGTGTAATCCCTCCTATTCAGGGAAAATTAGCTGACATTATCGGCATCCATAATTCTTATATTTTACCACTATTCGGTTTTGTATATATTGTCATATTTGCCATTATGGTGAGAGGATTCTTAAAGAAACAAGGAATCAATATTGATGAAATAGAAGCTGAAGGAGGTCACTAA
- a CDS encoding CDP-alcohol phosphatidyltransferase family protein: MKKYIPNTLTCLNLFSGCVGVLFALKGEFQYTFYCVLFSGVCDFFDGMAARALHVKSTIGKELDSLADMISFGFLPGAVIYFLLKEINTEMSLLPYLAFVMTVFSGLRLAKFNVDERQSTDFIGLNTPMNTFYIISLPFIAQIYPEIIMNNVFLLITVALSSALLVSELRLFSMKLSSLSWKANQFKYLFLILSVVLLAILKFLAIPFILLFYIIFSIIHFRTPQQDKG; the protein is encoded by the coding sequence ATGAAAAAATACATTCCGAATACGTTGACCTGCCTGAATCTTTTTAGTGGATGTGTGGGGGTACTTTTTGCTCTTAAGGGAGAATTTCAATATACCTTTTACTGTGTTTTATTTTCTGGAGTATGTGATTTCTTTGATGGTATGGCTGCAAGAGCTTTACATGTCAAGTCAACTATCGGTAAGGAGTTAGATTCTCTGGCAGACATGATTAGTTTTGGCTTTTTACCCGGAGCCGTGATCTACTTTTTATTAAAGGAAATCAATACAGAAATGTCTTTGCTACCTTATCTGGCATTTGTGATGACAGTATTCTCAGGTCTAAGATTGGCAAAATTTAATGTGGATGAACGTCAGTCTACAGATTTTATTGGCCTGAATACACCAATGAATACCTTTTATATTATTTCTTTGCCGTTTATTGCGCAGATCTATCCAGAGATCATTATGAATAATGTATTCCTTTTAATTACAGTGGCGCTATCCAGTGCGCTGTTAGTTTCCGAACTTCGACTTTTTTCGATGAAATTATCTTCTCTAAGTTGGAAAGCTAACCAGTTTAAATATCTGTTTCTGATTCTGAGTGTCGTGTTGCTGGCCATATTGAAGTTTCTGGCTATTCCGTTTATTCTTCTATTCTATATTATATTCTCTATTATTCACTTCCGTACGCCGCAACAGGACAAAGGCTAA
- a CDS encoding N-acetylglucosamine kinase, with amino-acid sequence MIIIADGGSTKTNWCLLDDSNKKIYFNTEGYNPYFVDSEYIVNSLKKGLPLDLPFDKISEVNYYGAGVHNQEKAQIVVNAIKQVFPNSKVEVGHDLLAAARALLGTESGFAAILGTGTNSCIYDGEEITKNIDSGAYILGDEGSGSYIGKKLLIDYIRDLMPADVKKVFYETYKLLPDEIMDSVYTKPLANRFCASFSKFVYDNNVNIQYTRKIVEDSFEAFFSNLVSKYPDYQSYTFNCIGSVGYNFRNVLEEKAGHYGMKVGKILRSPIDDLVQFHMNRAAKK; translated from the coding sequence ATGATTATAATTGCTGACGGAGGATCTACCAAGACAAACTGGTGTTTGTTAGATGATTCCAACAAGAAAATTTACTTTAATACTGAAGGATACAATCCATACTTTGTGGATAGTGAATACATCGTTAATTCATTAAAAAAAGGACTTCCTCTTGACTTACCATTTGACAAAATCTCTGAAGTAAACTATTACGGAGCAGGAGTTCACAACCAGGAGAAAGCACAAATCGTAGTCAATGCGATAAAACAGGTTTTCCCTAATTCTAAAGTTGAAGTTGGACACGATCTGCTTGCAGCAGCAAGAGCACTGTTAGGTACAGAATCCGGTTTTGCAGCTATTTTAGGTACAGGTACCAACAGCTGTATATATGATGGTGAAGAGATTACAAAAAACATTGATTCCGGTGCCTATATATTAGGAGATGAGGGAAGCGGAAGCTATATCGGTAAAAAACTACTGATAGATTATATCCGTGATCTTATGCCTGCAGATGTAAAGAAAGTATTTTATGAAACCTACAAGCTGTTACCTGATGAAATTATGGACAGCGTATATACTAAGCCGTTAGCGAACCGTTTCTGTGCAAGTTTCAGCAAATTCGTATATGACAACAATGTCAATATTCAATATACCCGCAAAATTGTAGAAGATTCTTTCGAGGCTTTCTTCAGCAATCTGGTAAGCAAATACCCTGACTACCAAAGCTATACATTCAATTGTATTGGTTCTGTAGGCTACAACTTCCGCAATGTACTGGAAGAAAAAGCTGGTCACTACGGAATGAAAGTAGGAAAAATCCTTCGTTCGCCAATCGATGATCTGGTACAGTTCCACATGAACCGTGCAGCTAAGAAATAA
- a CDS encoding Hpt domain-containing protein, whose product MYNLIDPSLISSTMMDNSDIIREFITLYVAQTPLDEEALRTAIKNNNLNEIASKAHHIKPTMEYIGAFALKDRIVKIESLAKQNADIDLIKDEFTLLEKQLQDLYGELQHYLNSLS is encoded by the coding sequence ATGTATAACCTAATTGATCCAAGCCTAATCTCGTCTACGATGATGGACAACAGTGATATTATACGTGAGTTTATAACACTGTATGTGGCTCAGACTCCTCTGGATGAAGAAGCATTAAGGACTGCGATAAAGAATAATAATCTGAATGAAATAGCAAGCAAGGCTCATCATATCAAGCCAACAATGGAATACATAGGTGCATTTGCCTTAAAAGACAGAATTGTTAAGATAGAATCCTTAGCAAAACAAAATGCCGATATCGATCTGATAAAAGATGAATTTACATTGCTGGAAAAGCAACTACAGGATTTGTACGGTGAATTGCAACACTATCTGAACTCCTTAAGTTAG
- a CDS encoding YbaB/EbfC family nucleoid-associated protein — translation MFDKLFEAQQKAQEIKKRLDNISVFGEAEGGVIKVVATANKEIREITIDPVFLDNADKEELEELLIVALNKALVQAENVSQSEMQASAQDMLGGFGGLGNLFNK, via the coding sequence ATGTTTGATAAACTTTTCGAAGCCCAACAAAAGGCACAAGAGATTAAAAAGAGACTGGATAATATTTCTGTTTTCGGCGAAGCAGAAGGGGGCGTGATCAAAGTGGTGGCCACAGCAAATAAGGAAATCAGAGAGATCACTATTGATCCTGTTTTTCTGGATAATGCAGACAAGGAAGAGTTGGAGGAACTTTTGATCGTCGCACTGAATAAAGCCCTTGTACAGGCCGAAAATGTCAGTCAATCCGAAATGCAGGCTTCTGCTCAGGATATGTTGGGTGGTTTTGGCGGATTGGGTAATTTGTTCAATAAATAA
- a CDS encoding metal-dependent hydrolase, with the protein MKVTYYGQSCVLFDFDGHQVLLDPFITYNPIAEHVDVNALHPEYIFVSHAHQDHVADLLTVQKNSNATVATVVETAAWVRKQGVSDDKVVEFNLGGTIETTFGKAKMVIAIHTNSTPDGAYGGWPVGYVFFAGGKKIYFAGDTALTYDMKLLEDLQLDWAFLPIGGHYTMDVEDAVKAAQFINCKHIVGIHYNTFPPITIDVEEAKRKFSEAGLQLSLPGIGESLTL; encoded by the coding sequence ATGAAAGTTACTTATTACGGACAATCCTGTGTGTTATTTGATTTTGACGGGCATCAGGTATTATTAGATCCTTTTATTACATATAATCCGATTGCGGAACATGTGGATGTAAATGCGCTTCATCCTGAATATATATTTGTCAGTCACGCACATCAGGATCATGTGGCTGACCTGCTGACGGTGCAAAAGAATAGCAATGCTACAGTTGCTACAGTTGTGGAAACAGCTGCGTGGGTAAGAAAACAGGGTGTTTCGGACGATAAAGTTGTGGAGTTCAATCTCGGAGGTACCATTGAGACTACTTTTGGAAAAGCCAAGATGGTGATTGCTATTCATACCAACAGTACACCGGACGGAGCATATGGCGGCTGGCCTGTCGGTTATGTGTTTTTTGCAGGAGGCAAAAAAATCTATTTTGCCGGAGATACAGCGTTAACATATGATATGAAACTATTGGAAGATCTGCAGCTGGACTGGGCATTTTTACCGATAGGAGGTCATTATACTATGGATGTAGAGGATGCTGTAAAGGCAGCTCAGTTTATCAACTGTAAACATATTGTCGGTATTCATTATAACACGTTTCCACCGATTACAATTGATGTAGAGGAAGCGAAGCGGAAGTTTAGTGAAGCCGGACTGCAATTGTCATTGCCGGGAATCGGAGAGTCATTAACACTTTAG
- the folK gene encoding 2-amino-4-hydroxy-6-hydroxymethyldihydropteridine diphosphokinase encodes MNQTYLLLGANLGEPLVMLAEARIQIEHHIGRLTSLSGLYESEAWGLEDQPNFINQVIKVETMLSPDDLLKQTQKIETKLGRIRHEKWGARIIDIDILYYNNSCIHQENLIIPHPYIQERNFVLAPLTEIAADFEHPVLHKTNLVLFQNCKDSLFVNILK; translated from the coding sequence ATGAATCAGACATATCTGCTATTGGGAGCTAACCTGGGAGAACCTCTTGTGATGCTGGCAGAAGCGCGCATACAGATTGAACATCATATCGGCAGGCTGACCAGTCTATCGGGTTTGTATGAAAGTGAAGCATGGGGTCTTGAGGATCAGCCAAATTTTATCAATCAGGTAATAAAGGTGGAGACTATGCTTTCACCGGATGATCTCTTAAAACAAACTCAAAAGATCGAAACCAAGCTGGGCAGGATACGTCATGAAAAATGGGGTGCACGTATTATAGATATTGATATTCTATACTATAACAACAGTTGCATACATCAGGAAAACCTGATAATCCCGCACCCTTACATTCAGGAAAGAAATTTTGTATTGGCACCTTTAACGGAGATTGCAGCAGATTTTGAACATCCTGTATTGCATAAAACTAATTTAGTATTATTTCAAAACTGCAAAGACTCTTTATTTGTTAACATCCTTAAATAA
- a CDS encoding ABC transporter substrate-binding protein yields the protein MELGSYPDPYYLCSMLEYKNALIDELVEKLNLQQISMEPALVQSAQNIASFEDLKLFIERFTHMHTPSSNLAEELEEEVDILVHKLKFIPTETRPKVLLLENIDPASPLQSALISESIRIAGGVPLDIQQYKDADMLLIKQDEFLLYGQLPQFIQQEEWNSIPAIKNNKIYIIKKDDFANVPGKDYLLELEILAEIIQPKYFIFGHQGIDWVNFDLG from the coding sequence ATGGAATTAGGTAGTTATCCTGATCCTTATTACCTTTGCAGCATGCTTGAATATAAAAACGCACTGATTGATGAACTGGTAGAAAAATTAAATCTCCAACAGATCAGCATGGAACCTGCACTCGTACAATCCGCCCAGAATATAGCTTCCTTTGAAGACCTCAAATTGTTTATTGAACGGTTCACACATATGCATACGCCCAGCAGTAATCTTGCAGAAGAACTGGAAGAAGAGGTAGATATATTGGTTCACAAGCTAAAATTTATACCGACAGAGACTCGCCCAAAAGTGCTCTTACTTGAAAATATAGACCCTGCCTCCCCTCTTCAGTCTGCACTGATATCAGAAAGCATTCGTATCGCAGGTGGAGTACCATTAGATATTCAGCAATATAAAGACGCTGATATGCTCCTGATTAAGCAGGACGAATTTTTACTGTACGGACAATTACCTCAGTTTATTCAACAGGAAGAATGGAACAGTATTCCTGCTATTAAGAATAATAAAATCTACATTATCAAAAAAGATGATTTCGCAAATGTACCGGGCAAAGACTATTTACTGGAACTGGAAATACTGGCAGAGATCATCCAGCCCAAATATTTTATTTTTGGTCATCAGGGCATTGACTGGGTCAACTTTGATTTAGGATAA